GCCATCTCGAAATATCGGCGAATCATTTTTTCGCTGACACCCTCCATAAGGAAAGCCCTTTTGATAGCCTCTTGTAACAAAGCCTCTATTCTTGCCATATCCTTTGGCTTAAGCCGGTAGAGAAATACGCAGTAATGGGTAAGGTTATTCATAGCCATGACAACCTTGTGTCTGTTCCAAATGCAGTAGTTGACATGCCAGGCGAAGAAGCTGTCCTCATCACCAGTCCTTGGTAGCAAATCACCGCTTTTTTCTCCCAGATTGTCAAGCATAGCCTTCGTACATTGGTATTTCATTTACTCACTCCCTGCTAATAGTAACACCACATACAAAAAACTTCTATTTTTCTTTCAGAAAAGAGGTTGCTTTCCTTTGTGTTTTTCATGCCAAGAGAAAACCCTCATACGGTCACACAGCAAAAAAGTACAGGAACCGTAGCCAAGGAAAGGTAGGATAAAAGAATGAAACAGAAAGATTTTTCTTTGTTACCCTGATAACAAGATGTACAATGAGCAAAGAAACTATTGCCTTCCAAAAAACAAAAGGAGTTGTTATGGAAAAGGAAATGAAAAAAAAGGTGAAAGGGCCTTTGGGGTGGTATTTTAATTTCAACCTGCTTTACAGGATTCTCATCGGCTTGGTCCTCGGGGCAGTTCTTGGCCTCATCTTCAAGGAAAAAATCCTTTGGGTCTCACCCTTCGGGGCTTTGTTCGTCCGTCTGCTCAAGATGATCATGATGCCAATCATTCTTTCGACCATCATCGTAGGAGCCTCCTCGGTCAGTCCCGCCAATCTCGGGAAAACAGGGATCAGGATTATCCTGCTCTACCTTGCAACCTCGGCCTTCGCAGTATCGATAGGCCTTTTGATGGGCGCAATCTTCAGGCCAAGTGCTGACCTGGCTTCCCTCTCTGTAGATGCTGCAATCAAAACAGCTACAGCAGTACCTCTTTCAACCACGTTGATCAACATTGTCCCGACTAGCTATGCGCAGGCTGTTGTCAATGAAAACGTCCTCCCGGTTATTTTCTTCTCGCTCCTGTTTGGTATCGGGATCTCATACTTGCGTGTCTCAACCGATGCACGTTCAAAGAAATTAGGAAACGCGGTTTTCGATTTCTTTGACGGAGTCTCCACCATCATGATGAAAATGATCAGTGGTATCATGGAATATGCACCGATAGGCGTAATAGCCCTTGTAGCCGAAGTCTTTGCAAAGAATGGATCGAAGGTAGTAGGATCTTTGGGTATTGTCACCCTTGCCACCTTCCTTGGCTATGCAATCCATATCTGCATTATCTACCTGGGACTGCTTGCCCTGAACAAACTCAGTATCAAGACCTTCTTCCATGAAGCAAAAAACCCCTTCATAACCGGTTTTGTCACCCGTAGCTCGAACGGAACGTTGCCAATCACCATTAAGGCTGCCGAAAACCTTGGGGTACAGAAAGACATCTATTCGTTCTCCCTACCTCTCGGGGCGACGATCAACATGGATGGTACGGCAATCTACCAGGGAGTATGTGCAACATTCATTGCCCTCAGCGCAACGGGACAGGGATTTACCCTTGCCCAGATGGGCTTGATAATAGTGACAGCAACCCTTGCCTCGATTGGAACGGCAGGGGTCCCAGGTGCCGGAGCTATCATGCTTTTGATGGTTCTGGATGCCGTCGGCCTCCCTGTTGTTGCAGGAACCCCCATTGCCGGAGCCTATGCAATGATTCTCGGAATCGACGCTATTCTCGACATGGGAAGAACAGCCTTGAATGTAACAGGAGACCTTACCTGTACGACTGTCACCGCAAAAATGCTCAAAGAACTCGATATGACCTGCTGGAACAACAAGGCATAAGGCTAGTATCACAGGTAAAAGGAATGCAGGTTTTTCCGGCATTCCTTTTTTATGCCTTGACCACTGCCAAATAAATAGATAGTCTCTATTTAGAACACTTTCAAAATAGGAGCACTATGGGATTTCCAGAAACCATCAAAGCAATTGCAGACCCTGCCAGAAGGGAAATTCTTCTCATGCTCAAAGCGGGAAAACTTTCTGCCGGGGAAATTTCAGCCCAACTGGGCGATTTATCAGCACCTACCGTTTCCTACCATCTCTCCCAACTAAAAAAAGCCTCCCTGATTACCGAAACAAAATATAAAAATTTTATTTACTATGAATTGAATGCATCGGTATTTGAAGAAATCATGATCTGGTGTGCCCAATTCACAAGGGAAAATGAACATGAAACATAGAATCAATGCAACACTGATTGTATCCACCCTGCTCTGTCTCCTTCCTATGGTTCTTTCAGCCTTGCTTTTCAATAGGCTTCCGGACCAAATTGCAATCCATTTCGACATACAGGGGAAAGCTGATGGGTTTGCCTCGAAAGCCTTTGCTGCATTTGGTATCCCGCTCATCCTGGCAGGTTTGAACATCATAGTTCAGATTATCCTGGAAAGTGACCCCAAAAAAAACAACGGACAGCCTTTACGGTTCCTGTCAAAATGGCTCATAGCCTGTTTGGGTATCTTCATCATCCCCATGACCCTGTTCATTTCCCTAGGCTATGCCATACGCGTACAGACATTTGTCACCGTCTTTGTTTCGCTGGTGTTCATCATCACCGGTAATTACCTACCAAAATGCAAACAGAACTTCACCGTAGGCATCAGACTTCCCTGGACGCTAAACAGCGAAGAGAACTGGTACAAAACCCACAGGGTTGCAGGATGGGTCTGGACTATCGGGGGGATGGTACTGTTACTCTCCAGCCTTACCTCTTTTCTGCCTGCGGTAACCCTATTCACGGTCTTGACCCTACTGGTCTCAATTCCGGCAGCATATTCCTATCAACTCTATCGCAAAGGGCTCTCCGACTAGAGATATTTCTCAATATTCCGTTTATGTTCCTCATAGGTCTTTGCCAGGTGGATTGCCTTGTCCGTACCATGGAGATAGTAAAAATAGTCAGTCGACTGGGGAAAACAGGCCGCTTCGATTGCTTGCAGCGAAGGACTGCTGATACCACTGGGGGGCAAACCCGTTTTTCTTCTCGTGTTATAGGGAGTCTGCTGTTCCAGCGCTGAGGAAGGTATTGGTTTTTCCCAGTCATTCAACTCATAACGGGTCGTAGCATCGATGCCGAGAGGCTGGTCAGCATCCAACCTATTATAGATAACCGAAGCGATCAGCGGCATTTCTCTCGGGTCTTGTGTCTCGGCTTGAATCATAGAGGCAACAATGAGTACTGCATCGACACCATAGAGGGACACCCGTTCAGAATCCAAATAAGGCTTGAGCCCCTGCAACATTGCCTCAAACATGGAAAGAGCCAGATTTTTTGCAGCAGCATCCTGTTTTATGGAATATGTTCCGCTAAGCAGCCATCCTTCACTGAAGGAGAGGCCATAAGCAACTTTCAAGTCTTCCGAAGCTTGGAAAAACTCTCCGCTTTTGGCATACCCACGGTTGGCCAGATAGATATCGATTGCCGCAATAGTATACCCAGGGGGTATCGTCACCGATACCATCAGGCTGTTGGAAGTGAGCTGGTTCGCAATCGACTCATTATCCATATCGGCTTGCATCAGATAGGAACCGCTCCTGAGTACGGAGGCAAGGTTCTGGGAAACCAGAAAGTCAAGGAGTTTTTGACCATCAAGGGTTACCCCTTGCTGTTCCAGCAAAGAACAAACCTGCCGTGCAGTCATCCCAGGGATAATCTGGATGGCTAGGGCTTCCCGTTGCACGCTCTGCATACTGGAGGGGACATGATCCTCAGCAAGTAGCAAGGTTTCGGGTTTTCTGGTCTCAAAATATAAAACCACACAAATGATGCAAATAATTGCCGAGAGAATGAAGGCTATTGGTTTCAAGATGGTAAGTAAAGAGGGCCGATAGCCTTTCCTCTTGCCCAAGGGAGGTGGCTGAATTGTCTTACGGATAGCCTCTTTCTTGGGTTTTTCCGGCAAGCCTTGCACAACAGGATTGGCAATTCTTTTTACCGTCCGGACAATTGTTTGCTTCTTGACCGTCGGTTTTTTCGATACTTTGACAGTACTTGCCTTTGCTGTTTTTGTGACAGGTTTCTCTGAATCTATGGGTTTGGCTACCCCAGCAGGGACTTTTATAGTCACTTTCCTCGAAGAAACCTGAGGTTTCTTCCTTACTGCAGGTTTTTCGACAGGAGCTTTAGCAGAGGCCTTGAGGATAATCTTCCCACTGGTTGGTCCCGTACTTTTTGGTTTCCGGTCTTTTTGCGTAGCAGATAGCTTGGGATCCAAAAGCGATTGCTTGTCATCTTCTTTATTCGCCATGGTAGTCCAAAGCCTTCTGGGGCATCATTGAGGTGATTTTCTGGCGTTTAGCCTCAATGTTTTGCTGAACCTGGCTGATTTGCCGGTTCGCAGCATCAATCTGGGCATTGAGGTGTGCAACCTTTTGGTTGTCGAGCTCAATCTGTGCCTGGAGTTCCTCTACTTTCATCATGTTCTGCAACTGAAGAATGTCCTTTTCAAGTTGGGCAATCCTCCTCAGATGCAGCGAGATCTGATCTATCAGGGAAATTGCCTTCTGGCCAACTGTCCAACTGGAGATATCGGAAGGTAGGGTTTCGTATAAGGCCCGTCCAAACACAGAGGCAACTTTGTCTCGCTCTTTCCCATAGGCGATACATTGATTTTTACTTTGTTCAAGTTGCCGGTGGGGACTGTCAACCTCTTGGTCCTTCATTTTCGCGACCGCATTCCGATGAATTGACAATTCCTCCATCAAATCCTGCTGCCGTTTCTGGAACACCGCAATCTCCTGGACAAGGGATTTAGTCCCCAATCCAGGTATATCGGCCTCACAACCAACTTCCACCAAGGCGGCCCCTGCCTTGGCAAACTGGGGAAGCACTTTCTTTCTCTGGCTCTCAAGCAACGAGGAAAGAACCTTTGCCTTCAATTTTGCTTTGCTACGGACAAAGGGAGATGTATCCGTTATACCTTTGCCTGCTTCGAAAAAAGCTTTTTCCAAGCCCTTGGTCCTTTGTGAATGGCCTTCAAAAAACGGGGAACAAATCTCTAGCAGGTAATCGGCCAACGTCTCCGCCCCATAGGCTTCATAGGCAATAGCCCCAAGTCGGGAAAACAGCTTCTCAGCGGGAATATTCAAGGATTTTATATCATTTTCAATTTGTTTTATTTTCCGGGAACGGTCTTCCAGCTGGCTTACGAACTGGTGGAGCCTTTCATAGGCTTTTTCTGCCTCCAGGGAACGTACTTCCAGTTTTTGGAATGCAAGGAATTCGTCATGGCAATATCCAAGAGGAGTAACCTGTTCAATAGTTGCGATTGTTTTTCCAAGGTCGGCATACAACACGAACAAATCGTTGCGGTGTCCTTCGATTTCTTTTTGTTTTCCGAGGATGTCAGCCTGTAAATTTCCCATACCACGATAGTATCACAGAAACCAGCCAACAGGTAAAGCAAGCAAACCCTACCAAGAGGGTCAAATAACAGGGAAAATCCACCTTTCCTTGACAAAGAGATGACCTGTTGGGTATTCTGAATCCAAACTGCTCAGGGATGGGAAGTCTTTATGTAAAAAATAAGAAAAGCAACCTACCCTGAATAGACTTGGAAGGATTTCCTGTATGCATTGCCAGAATGCCTCGCCTTCCATGCAAGGTGTGACCGGATGAAGACCCGATTGTGAGAAGATGGGCTTCAGACGGTATCCACTTGATTGCCCAAGGTTCTATTCCTTGCTACGGGCAATAAGGCCGGCGCGACGTCGTCTGTAGGTATGTATTCCCGCGGCCGGGAGTATATCCAGGAC
The sequence above is a segment of the Sphaerochaeta pleomorpha str. Grapes genome. Coding sequences within it:
- a CDS encoding dicarboxylate/amino acid:cation symporter, which encodes MEKEMKKKVKGPLGWYFNFNLLYRILIGLVLGAVLGLIFKEKILWVSPFGALFVRLLKMIMMPIILSTIIVGASSVSPANLGKTGIRIILLYLATSAFAVSIGLLMGAIFRPSADLASLSVDAAIKTATAVPLSTTLINIVPTSYAQAVVNENVLPVIFFSLLFGIGISYLRVSTDARSKKLGNAVFDFFDGVSTIMMKMISGIMEYAPIGVIALVAEVFAKNGSKVVGSLGIVTLATFLGYAIHICIIYLGLLALNKLSIKTFFHEAKNPFITGFVTRSSNGTLPITIKAAENLGVQKDIYSFSLPLGATINMDGTAIYQGVCATFIALSATGQGFTLAQMGLIIVTATLASIGTAGVPGAGAIMLLMVLDAVGLPVVAGTPIAGAYAMILGIDAILDMGRTALNVTGDLTCTTVTAKMLKELDMTCWNNKA
- a CDS encoding autorepressor SdpR family transcription factor, which codes for MGFPETIKAIADPARREILLMLKAGKLSAGEISAQLGDLSAPTVSYHLSQLKKASLITETKYKNFIYYELNASVFEEIMIWCAQFTRENEHET
- a CDS encoding SdpI family protein; this translates as MKHRINATLIVSTLLCLLPMVLSALLFNRLPDQIAIHFDIQGKADGFASKAFAAFGIPLILAGLNIIVQIILESDPKKNNGQPLRFLSKWLIACLGIFIIPMTLFISLGYAIRVQTFVTVFVSLVFIITGNYLPKCKQNFTVGIRLPWTLNSEENWYKTHRVAGWVWTIGGMVLLLSSLTSFLPAVTLFTVLTLLVSIPAAYSYQLYRKGLSD
- the mltG gene encoding endolytic transglycosylase MltG, which encodes MANKEDDKQSLLDPKLSATQKDRKPKSTGPTSGKIILKASAKAPVEKPAVRKKPQVSSRKVTIKVPAGVAKPIDSEKPVTKTAKASTVKVSKKPTVKKQTIVRTVKRIANPVVQGLPEKPKKEAIRKTIQPPPLGKRKGYRPSLLTILKPIAFILSAIICIICVVLYFETRKPETLLLAEDHVPSSMQSVQREALAIQIIPGMTARQVCSLLEQQGVTLDGQKLLDFLVSQNLASVLRSGSYLMQADMDNESIANQLTSNSLMVSVTIPPGYTIAAIDIYLANRGYAKSGEFFQASEDLKVAYGLSFSEGWLLSGTYSIKQDAAAKNLALSMFEAMLQGLKPYLDSERVSLYGVDAVLIVASMIQAETQDPREMPLIASVIYNRLDADQPLGIDATTRYELNDWEKPIPSSALEQQTPYNTRRKTGLPPSGISSPSLQAIEAACFPQSTDYFYYLHGTDKAIHLAKTYEEHKRNIEKYL